The DNA sequence GCCGGGGGCGTGCTTGCGGGCGTTGGTCAGGCCCTCCTGGGCGATCCGGTAGGCGGTGCGGCCGACGGAGGCGGGGACCGCGCCCGGGTCGGTGACCCGCTGGTCCAGGGTGACCTTCATGCCGGCCCGGCGGGACTCGGCGACCAGGGTGCCGAGCGCCGCGAGGGTCGGCTGCGGCCGTCCCGAGTCGTCGGACTCCCCGGCACGCAGGACGCCGATGATCTCCCGCAGGTCCTGCAGGGCCTCGTGCGCGCTCTCCCGGATGACGCCGGCCGCCCGCGCGATCTCCGCGCCCGGGGCGTCGGGCCGGAACTCGAGCGCGCCGGCGTGCACGCTCAGCAGCGTCAGCCGGTGCGCGAGCACATCGTGCATCTCCCGCGCGATGGCCTCGCGGGCGAGCCGCTGGGCCTGCTCGGCCCGCAGCCGCGCCTCCGTCTCGGCCCGCCGGGCCCGGTCCCTGAGGCTCAGCATGAGCTGCCGCTTGGACCGGACGAACATGCCCCAGCCCACGACGGCGACCATCAGCACCATGAGGAGGACGATCGAGGCGAGATACGGCAGGTCCGGGTCGGGGCGCCACCAGAAGTAGAGCGGGACCAGGGCCACCTGCGCGCCGGCCGCCCAGGCGACGTAGCGGAAGGGCCGGTGCACGGCGAGCGTGAACAGGGCGATCACGGCGACGCCGCCGGAGGTCTCCGAGACGAAACCGACCGGGGCCATGACGGCGGCCAGCCCGAACGGCCACCGCCTGCGCAGCCAGAGCGCGGCGCAGGACAGCGCGCCCAGCGCCTGGTCGACGGCGGCCAGCGGCTCGGGGACACGGGGGTTGGCGCTGAGCGCCTCGGCGCCGAGCAGGCCCACCCCGGCGGCCAGCAGGAAGCAGGAGAAGTCGACGAGCCAGTCGCGCACGGTGCGCCGGGGGCGGCGCCCGGAGCGGGCCGCGTCGGGGGCGAGCTCATGCATGAGGGCGGACGGGAAGAACCACCGTCGTCCCGTGAACTCCGGGGCGTCGCGAGCCCCCTGGTCACCAGTCACGGTCGACAAATCTATGCACGGGGCACCACGGGCGCCGTGCCGTCGGGGGGATCCGCGACCGAAGTCGCGGCACCGCAGACTTTCGGCGGTCCGCACGACTGCGATCGTGCCCTTCCGTCGGTGAGGGCTCGCCCCGCGGCCGATGTGGGTGGGGGGTCCGCGGGGCGAGAGTCGGTGGCATGAAGCAACTGCTGGAAGTGCTGGGTTTCCTCGCCCTGGTGCAGGGCGTCGCGGGTCTGGTGAGCGCGTTCTCCGACGCGGACTGGGGGCTCGTGCGGCGCGTCGGTCTCCTCGACGGCCGCGAGGTCCACGGGAGCGTCGCCCTGCTCGTGCTGGGCGTCGCCCTGTTCGCCGCCGCGGAGAGCCGGAGGCCCGGCTGATCGCCTCACGGACCTCCGGCCCGGCGGTCAGCAGCCGTGGTCGACCAGGTCGAACGAGGCGTAGTGGTCGGCGGTGTAGTAGTCCTCCCGGTACTCCTCACCGGTGACGATCCGGCGCGCGCCGCGAGTGGGGGAACCGGGCGTGATCACCGTGTACTCGTGGTAGTAGCCGGTGGACTGGCCGGGCAGCAGGCCCTCCCGGTTCTGGAAGACGGTCCCGTCCTGCTCGAACGGGTAGGGGCCGCCCTGCTCGATCAGGTCGAGCGTGTCGTGCGCCTCGGGGGGCAGGTCGCTGTAGCAGATGTCGCCGACCGCCTGGACGGAGGCGGCGACCGGGGTGGGGGCGGCGGGCGCGGCGGCGTGGGCCGTGGTCGCGGTGACCGTGCCGCCCAGGAGGAGGGTGGACAGGAGTACGGCTGCGGCGCCGGTCCGAGCGGCGCGTGGGGGGAATCGCATGACCTCATGATGACGCGCGTAGACGCTGGCATGTCAATGACAACTACAAGGAGTTTTCCGTCAGGTCCGGTGAACGGAAGGGGACTTGGGGCTTCGGCGGCCGCCAACCCGGCGCGGTCCTGGACATGGCGCGCAGCCGCCATCACCCCGGGACGCGGCACCGCACGCCCTCCGGTCACCCCGACGCGCCATCCCGCCGGCCGTCGAGCCCCTCACGGGCAGGGATGTCACGGCGCCCGAGGCGCACCCCCGGGCCGCCGCGGCGCCGGACCCGGTGCGCCGCACGCCCGGGAGAGGCCCGTACGTCCGTGCATCGACATACGCCGCACGCCCGGAAGAGGCCCGTCCGTCCACGCATCGGCAAGTGCCGCACGCCGGCAGCGGCCCGCATTTCGGTGAATCGGCGTGCACCCCACCCCCGGAACGGCCCGCGCGTCCACGCACAGGCGGCGCGCCGCATTCGGCGGTGCCGGTGAGGGTCGTCATGGAGGAACGGGCGGTCATTACCCTCCCTGCCGCGGTCCGCGCAAGGCCGTGCGGCCCATCGCGGACATGAATGTCCGGGGTCACGCGCGAGCGCGTTCCGGAAAACAGGACCGCCCGCACGTCGCGGACGAGTCGATGACCGCCCGCAATTCCCACCCTGGCACACCATCGGGGCGTCAGGAAAGATCTTCACCGAAGAAATCCCGTATGCGAGACGGGGCTTGACGGACAGTCACGATCAATGCATCCTCCAATCACTTCCCGCCGACGGATCGCCTCCGGCCCCGAGATACCGGCTCCACCTGCCATGACAGTCCAATGAATCGCATATTTCTCGATGGTTAAAGGAAATGCAGATCCAGTGAAGAATCGTTTCTTCTCGTGGAGACGCACACCTGTCGGAAGGCCGCACCGAAGTACGTGAGCAGGAAGTGAGAATTCCTCATGTTCACCGGCGGAATGACCCGCGAGCCGGCGCGACAACCGCGCGAGCAACTCGCCGACAAAAGGAGAAGAACAATGAGTGTTGACGTGGTGCGGGAATCCGCCCTGGCCGACCGGGTCGTCATCTGGGAGGAGTCCGCACGGGACGGAGCCCAGGCGAAGACCCTGATGTCCCCCGACTTCCGGGTCCGCCTCGCACGCGAGCAGGGGAAGATGTTCGGCGAGGACGGGCCCCGGCACGTGGTCTTCGCCGCCGGGTTCCCGGCGGTGTGCGCCGAGGAGTTCGAGGCGGTCCGGAAGGTCGCCGTCGAGGCCGAGGGCACGGTCAGCGTGTCGGCGGTGTGCCGGGGGACGGCCCGGGACGTGCGGCAGGCCGTGGCCTCCGTCAAGGGCACCGAGCACGCGCGGATCATGGTGATCGTGCCCGCCTCGGAGGCGATGGCGCAGGTGATGACCCACCGCCCCGCCGCCGAGGCGCTGGCGGCCGGCGTGGACCTGGTCAGGGAGGCCCTCGACACGGACGACTCGGTGATCGTCGACGTGTGCCTGGCCGATGCCTCGCGCGCCGACCACGCCCTGATGGCCGCCTACTCCGCGCAGATGACCGAGGCCGGCGCCGGAGTCGTCGTCCTGGCCGACACCGTCGGCGACCAGCTCCCCGCCGAGGCCGGCGCGATGTTCACCGCCGTACTGGACCAGGCCGGCCCGGACGTGGTGTTCGCCTCCCACCTGCACAACGACCTCGGGCTGGGCCTGGCCAACACGCTCCAGGCCGTGCAGTCCGGCATCCGCGTGGTGTCCAGCTCGTGGCTGGGCATCGCCGAGCGCAGCGGCCTGGTCGCCACCGAGCAGCTGCTGTTCCTGCTCGCCTACCGGCCCGACCGCGCCAAGGAGCTGCTGGGTGAGCACGCGACGCCGTGGTGGACCGCGCCCGACCTGACCCGGCTTCCCGAGATCGCCCGCATGGTGTCCCAGGAGACGGAGGTGCCGCTGAGCGTGACCACGCCGATCGTCGGGAGCGGGGTGGGGACCATCTCCACCGGCACCCCCTTCGTCCACCCGCAGCTGTTCCAGCCCTACGACCCCCGCGAGCTGCTGGGCATCGAGCCCCGCATCCTGCTCACCCACCTGGCCAGCGCCCGAGTGATCACGGCGGTCGCCGCGCGGCTCGGACGGGATCTGGACCGGGAGCAGACGAAGGCGGCGGCCCAATGGGTCAAGAGCCGCGCCTACCGGCAGGGCCGCGCCCTGGTCGACGAGGACGAGTTCGCCGGCTTCCTCGACGGCCTCGTCGCCACCTCCTGAGAGGCACCGCATGACCAGCAGCCCCACCCTCGACGCCGGCCGTGTCCGGCAGGCCCTGTCCGGCGGGCGGGCAGTGGTGCTCCCCAACCCCGCACCCCTGACCTACGTCGTCGCCGCCACCGCCCCGCGCGCCGTCAACCTCGCCAAGGCACGGCCCGCCGACCAGGCGGTCGCCCTGTGGGTCCACCACTCCCGCACCGCGGACACCGTCTTCGACGCCCTCGACCTCGGACCGGAGCTGGCCGCCGCGGCCCGGCGTCTGCTCACCGAGGAACGGGTGACCCTGCTCGCTCCGCTGCGGGCACACCACCCGCTGCCCGACTGGCTGGAGCCGGCCGCCAAGGACGGGTGGACCCTCCTGTTCGGCGCGCGCTGGACGCCCCTGCTCCCGGTGGTGCGGGAGCATCCGGTCCTCTACGTCAGCAGCGCCAACCGCACCGGTCACCCGCCGGCCGCGACCGCCTCCGCCGCCCGGGCGATGTTCCCCGACGACGTCCCCGTCCTGGACCCCGCCTCGCTCCCCGGCACCGAGGAGGAACCGACGGGGACACCGCGCGCGGCCACCACCACCGTGCGCCTGCACCCCGACGGCTCGCTCGGTCTGCACCGCGGCGGCGCACAGGACCGGACGTACGCGGGTGCCGGTACCTATCTGGACCACCTGCGCACCGCCTACGGCCTCCCCGAGGGCCCGGCACGGCCCTAGGAGGCCACCACCGGGAGGCGTCGCGACGGCCACCGGATCGGTACGGTCCCCGGGACGCCTCCCGGCGCGCGGCGCGGCGCCACGGGTACGGCCGCCGCCGTGGTCAGGCGTCCTCCGGGAGCCCGTACGTGCCGTACACGGGGCTGCCCGTGACGTCGTAGCTCTGGACGGACACTCCGGCGGCGGTGATGTGCCCGCCGGTGTGCCGGAAGGCGGTCGGCAGCGACCCCTCCGCGAACAGGCGGCGTCCGGCTCCCAGGACGACCGGGTACGTCAGCAGGTGCAGGGTGTCCACGAGTCCGAGCGTGAACAGGGACCGGGCGAGGGCACCGCTGCCGTGCACCTGGAGCTCGCCGTCGGTGCGCTCCTTGAGGGCGGTGACCTCCTCGGCCAGATCGCCGCCGATCACGGTGGTGCCGGCCCATCCGGGGTCGGTGAGGGTGCTGGAGGCGACGTACTTCGGCAGGGCGTTCAGCTTGCCGGCGACCGGGTCGGCGGGGTCGGTCATCTTCGGCCAGTACCCGGCGAAGATGTCGTACGTACGGCGGCCGAGGAGGAAGGCGCCCACGCGGGCGAAGACCCCGTCGACGAACCGGCCGAAGTCCTCGTCCACGTACGGCACGCTCCAGCCTCCCTGGCCGAAGCCGTCCCTGGTGTCCTCCTGGGGGCCGCCGGGGGCCTGGTAGACGCCGTCGAGGGTGACGAAGCTGATGACAACGAGCTTGCCCATGGCGGGTTCCTGCCTCTCGTGCGCGGGGCCGTGCCGTCATCAGCTCAGACCCCGGCGGGGCCCGCAACTCATCGGCCGTGCGCGAGGTCGGCGTCCGTTCGCCGCCAGCACCCGCGCGGCGGGGGCGCTGGGATGGCCCCATGACCGATGAGACCCCTGAGATGACCACCGAGACCGCCCGGACAACCGAGGCCGGCGAGACCACCGAGAGCACTGAGAGCACTGAGAGCACTGAGAGCAGCCTGCTCGGCAAGGCGGCCCTGGTGACCGGCGCGAGCCGTGGGATCGGTGCGGCGACGGCGCTGCGGCTCGCGCGGGAGGGCGCGGACGTGGCCGTGACCTATGTGAACGGCAAGGAGGCGGCCGAGGACGTCGTCCGGGCCGTCGAGGCGCTGGGGCGCCGCGCGGTGGCCCTGCGCGCGGACGTCGGCGACCCGGAGGACGCGGCCGGGGCGGTGACGGCGGCCGTGCGGGAACTGGGCCGGCTGGACGTCCTGGTGAACAACGCGGGCGTCGGTGTGCTCGGCCCGGTGGAGACCCTGTCGCTCGAAGACGTCGACCGGGTGCTCGCGGTGAACGTGCGCGGCGTCTTCCTGACCTCCCGGGCGGCCGTCGTCCACCTGCCGCGCGGAGGGCGGATCATCACCGTCGGCACCTGTATGACCCAGCGCGTGCCCGGTCCCGGCGGGACGCTCTACGCGATGAGCAAGTCGGCGCTGGTGGGGCTGACCAAGGCCCTCGCGCGGGAGCTGGGCGAGCGCGGGATCACGGCGAACATCGTCCACCCCGGCCCGATCGACACGGACATGAACCCGGCGGACGGGCCGTACGGCCCCGGCCAGGCGGCGATGACGGCGCTGGGCCGTTTCGGCACGGCCCAGGAGGTCGCCGACACGATCGCCCACCTGGCGGGGTCCGCGTACATCACCGGCGCGGAGTTCGCCGTGGACGGTGGTCACGCGGCCTGACCCACGCCGGCCGTACGACGGCGCGGGGCGTCCGCCGGGTTCGGCCGATGTCCCGCGCGCCGGGCCCGGGAGGGCGTCCCGCGCGCCGGGTCGGGAGGCGTCGGGGTGCCGGTGTCACGGCAGCGCGGGCCCCGGGGTGCCGGGGGCCCGGGATGCCGGGGCGCCGTTGCTGCCGGACGTCAGCCGGTCAACTCCCGGTGGCGGGCCGCGAGTTCGGCTGCCCCCCGCTCGGTCGGGGAGCCGAACAGCCGCAGCCGGGAGATGCCGCCGTCGGGGAAGATGTCCACGCGCGCGTGCGTGCCGACCGCCGGTTCCGGCAGGACGAAGCGGTGGTCGGTGTCGGGCTGGAGGCGGGTGCGGGGCAGGATCTCCCGCCAGTCGCCGTCGTCGCCGTCCTTCACCGAGACCGACGCCCAGCCCGCGCTGTTGCCCTTCAGGTAGGCCGTGTCGATCTCCACGGCGCTGATCCGCGCCTGGGCGACCAGCCGGTAGCGGATCCAGTCGTGGCCCCGGTCGCGGCGGCGCCGGGTCTCCCAGCCGTCGTCCATCTTGCGGGAGCGGTCCGGCCGGATGGTGTGGGTGGCCGGCGAGTAGAAGAGGTCCGAGGCGTCCTCGACCCGGCCGCCGTGCTCCAGGGCGACGACGTCGAAGGTGCCGAGCGCCGCCAGCCACACCGGGTCCGGGACGACCTCGCCGTAGACGCGCATCCGGGCGATGCCACCGTCGGGGTGCTGCTTGAGGCGCAGGTGGGTGACGCGCTGTTCGGCCGCCACGGCGAAGCCGTTGGCCGCATGGCCGCCCACCGGGGTGCGCGGCACCAGCGTCGTCCACTTCACGTCGTCCGCGAGCAGTTCCTCCGGGGAGGGGGCGCCCGCGACCGAGGTGGCCTCGACGGACACGGCCTGCGGGTAGTTGCCGCGGAAGTGCGCGGTGTCCACGACGACGCCGCGGACGACGCCGGGCGCGCCGAGCCGGATCAGCGCCCAGTCGTGGTCGTCGGCGGCCGGCCAGGGGTGCTCGGCGGAGGCGCCGCGGCGGCGCCGGGTCTCCCAGCCGTCCATGATCTTGCCCTTGTGCCCGAAGCGCTCGGGGTCGAACTCGGCCCGTCCCGGCAGCAGCAGGTTCTCGCGCTGGGCGAAGAACTCGTCGTTGGCGGCGATGACTCCGGCGCCGAGGCGGCGGTCGGCGAGGTCGGCGTGGTGGGTGAAGGGGAAGTCGGCGGTGCGGTAGTCCGCGTAGGGGTCACCGCCGCTGTAGGGGTGTGCGTCGCCGGTGAAGCTCTCGATCGCCGTCACGGTGATCCGGTCCTGCCTTTCGGGTGCGGGGTGTCAGTGGGAGCGGGTGAGGAGCCGGCCCTTCGGTGCGGTGAACGCGCCGTCGGCGACGATGCGCCGGCCGCGCAGCCAGGTGGACCGGACGACGCCGTACAGGGTCCTGCCCGCGTACGCCGTCACGCGGTTGCGGTGCTGGAGGGCCGCCGGGTCGACGGTGAACGTCTCGTCGGGGGCGAGGACGGCGAAGTCGGCGTCGTGTCCGGGCGCGATGGCGCCCTTGCGCCCGTCGAGTCCGACGAGCGCGGCCGTGCGCGTCGACATCCAGCGCACCACGTCCTCCAGGCCGTGGCCGCGCCTGCGGGCCTCGGTCCAGACGGCCGGCAGGCTGAGTTGCAGACTGGAGATGCCGCCCCAGGCGGTGGCGAAGTCGCCCGTCTTGAGGTCGGCGGTGGACGGGGAGTGGTCGGTGACGACGCAGTCGATGGTGCCGTCCGCCAGGGCCTGCCAGAGCAGGTCCTGGTTGGCGGCCTCGCGGATGGGCGGGCAGCACTTGAACTCGCTGGCGCCGTCCGGGACTTCCTCCGCGGTGAGGGTGAGGTAGTGGGGGCAGGTCTCGACCGTGACGCGCACGCCGTCGGCCTTGGCGGCGGCGAGCAGCGGCAGCGCGTCGCCGGAGGAGAGGTGCAGCACGTGCACCCGGGCGCCCAGCCGCCGCGCCTGTCCGACGAGGTGGGCGACGGCGGTGTCCTCGGCGTGGCGCGGGCGGGAGGCGAGGAAGTCGGCGTACCGGGGGCCGCCGTGCTGCGGGGCGGCGGCGAGGTGGTGCGGGTCCTCGGCGTGCACGATCAGCAGCCCGTCGAAGGCGGCGATCTCCGCCAGCGAGCGGGCCAGTTGCTCCTGGTCGAGGTGCGGGAACTCGTCCACGCCCGAGGGCGACAGGAAGGCCTTGAAGCCGAAGACGCCGGCCTCGTGCAGCGGG is a window from the Streptomyces capillispiralis genome containing:
- a CDS encoding histidine kinase encodes the protein MHELAPDAARSGRRPRRTVRDWLVDFSCFLLAAGVGLLGAEALSANPRVPEPLAAVDQALGALSCAALWLRRRWPFGLAAVMAPVGFVSETSGGVAVIALFTLAVHRPFRYVAWAAGAQVALVPLYFWWRPDPDLPYLASIVLLMVLMVAVVGWGMFVRSKRQLMLSLRDRARRAETEARLRAEQAQRLAREAIAREMHDVLAHRLTLLSVHAGALEFRPDAPGAEIARAAGVIRESAHEALQDLREIIGVLRAGESDDSGRPQPTLAALGTLVAESRRAGMKVTLDQRVTDPGAVPASVGRTAYRIAQEGLTNARKHAPGAEVTVTVTGGPGEGLEVTVRNPAPERDVPHVPGAGQGLIGLTERAILAAGALEHGPTPDGGFEVRARLPWG
- a CDS encoding ribonuclease domain-containing protein, giving the protein MRFPPRAARTGAAAVLLSTLLLGGTVTATTAHAAAPAAPTPVAASVQAVGDICYSDLPPEAHDTLDLIEQGGPYPFEQDGTVFQNREGLLPGQSTGYYHEYTVITPGSPTRGARRIVTGEEYREDYYTADHYASFDLVDHGC
- a CDS encoding 2-isopropylmalate synthase, giving the protein MSVDVVRESALADRVVIWEESARDGAQAKTLMSPDFRVRLAREQGKMFGEDGPRHVVFAAGFPAVCAEEFEAVRKVAVEAEGTVSVSAVCRGTARDVRQAVASVKGTEHARIMVIVPASEAMAQVMTHRPAAEALAAGVDLVREALDTDDSVIVDVCLADASRADHALMAAYSAQMTEAGAGVVVLADTVGDQLPAEAGAMFTAVLDQAGPDVVFASHLHNDLGLGLANTLQAVQSGIRVVSSSWLGIAERSGLVATEQLLFLLAYRPDRAKELLGEHATPWWTAPDLTRLPEIARMVSQETEVPLSVTTPIVGSGVGTISTGTPFVHPQLFQPYDPRELLGIEPRILLTHLASARVITAVAARLGRDLDREQTKAAAQWVKSRAYRQGRALVDEDEFAGFLDGLVATS
- a CDS encoding dihydrofolate reductase family protein, which encodes MGKLVVISFVTLDGVYQAPGGPQEDTRDGFGQGGWSVPYVDEDFGRFVDGVFARVGAFLLGRRTYDIFAGYWPKMTDPADPVAGKLNALPKYVASSTLTDPGWAGTTVIGGDLAEEVTALKERTDGELQVHGSGALARSLFTLGLVDTLHLLTYPVVLGAGRRLFAEGSLPTAFRHTGGHITAAGVSVQSYDVTGSPVYGTYGLPEDA
- a CDS encoding SDR family NAD(P)-dependent oxidoreductase — translated: MTDETPEMTTETARTTEAGETTESTESTESTESSLLGKAALVTGASRGIGAATALRLAREGADVAVTYVNGKEAAEDVVRAVEALGRRAVALRADVGDPEDAAGAVTAAVRELGRLDVLVNNAGVGVLGPVETLSLEDVDRVLAVNVRGVFLTSRAAVVHLPRGGRIITVGTCMTQRVPGPGGTLYAMSKSALVGLTKALARELGERGITANIVHPGPIDTDMNPADGPYGPGQAAMTALGRFGTAQEVADTIAHLAGSAYITGAEFAVDGGHAA
- the alc gene encoding allantoicase, producing MTAIESFTGDAHPYSGGDPYADYRTADFPFTHHADLADRRLGAGVIAANDEFFAQRENLLLPGRAEFDPERFGHKGKIMDGWETRRRRGASAEHPWPAADDHDWALIRLGAPGVVRGVVVDTAHFRGNYPQAVSVEATSVAGAPSPEELLADDVKWTTLVPRTPVGGHAANGFAVAAEQRVTHLRLKQHPDGGIARMRVYGEVVPDPVWLAALGTFDVVALEHGGRVEDASDLFYSPATHTIRPDRSRKMDDGWETRRRRDRGHDWIRYRLVAQARISAVEIDTAYLKGNSAGWASVSVKDGDDGDWREILPRTRLQPDTDHRFVLPEPAVGTHARVDIFPDGGISRLRLFGSPTERGAAELAARHRELTG
- the allB gene encoding allantoinase AllB — encoded protein: MSDAELVLRSTRVITPEGTRPASVAVADGTITAVRPHDAPVPAGARLEDLGDDVLLPGLVDTHVHVNDPGRTEWEGFWTATRAAAAGGITTLIDMPLNSLPPTTTVDHLRTKRRVAADKAHIDVGFWGGALPDNTKDLRPLHEAGVFGFKAFLSPSGVDEFPHLDQEQLARSLAEIAAFDGLLIVHAEDPHHLAAAPQHGGPRYADFLASRPRHAEDTAVAHLVGQARRLGARVHVLHLSSGDALPLLAAAKADGVRVTVETCPHYLTLTAEEVPDGASEFKCCPPIREAANQDLLWQALADGTIDCVVTDHSPSTADLKTGDFATAWGGISSLQLSLPAVWTEARRRGHGLEDVVRWMSTRTAALVGLDGRKGAIAPGHDADFAVLAPDETFTVDPAALQHRNRVTAYAGRTLYGVVRSTWLRGRRIVADGAFTAPKGRLLTRSH